From Mesobacillus jeotgali, the proteins below share one genomic window:
- a CDS encoding carbohydrate kinase family protein: MTKLYSIGEVLIDFIPQQKGAALKDVMSFERAPGGAPANVAAAVAKYGHAASMITKLGEDAFGDFLVEQLENAGVETAKVLRTKEANTGLAFVSLKDDGERDFSFYRKPSADLLFTEEEVKAEWFAKGDVLHFCSVDLVESPMKQAHKRAISLMKEKDGLISFDPNVRLPLWDNPDDCRSAILEFLPHAHIVKISDEELEFITGISDVEDAIQSLFTGDVQAVVFTKGADGADLYVKNSKWESAGYKVDVQDTTGAGDAFIGGFLYKLLEAGAEPKNLAAILSEKHEEILQFANASGALTAAGKGAISALPEKEQVLNFIKEQ; the protein is encoded by the coding sequence ATGACAAAGCTTTATTCGATTGGGGAGGTATTGATTGATTTTATCCCCCAGCAAAAGGGTGCAGCGCTGAAGGATGTTATGTCTTTCGAGCGTGCTCCAGGCGGGGCTCCAGCCAATGTTGCCGCTGCTGTTGCCAAATATGGGCATGCAGCCTCGATGATCACAAAGCTTGGGGAAGACGCTTTTGGTGACTTTTTGGTTGAACAACTGGAGAACGCCGGCGTTGAAACAGCCAAAGTTCTCCGTACGAAAGAAGCCAATACTGGTCTTGCGTTTGTTTCGCTGAAAGACGATGGCGAGAGGGACTTCTCCTTTTACCGCAAGCCATCAGCGGACCTGCTTTTTACTGAGGAAGAGGTGAAGGCAGAATGGTTTGCAAAGGGGGACGTACTTCATTTTTGTTCGGTGGATCTTGTTGAAAGCCCAATGAAGCAGGCACATAAACGTGCAATTTCTTTAATGAAGGAAAAAGACGGCCTGATCAGCTTTGATCCTAATGTCAGGCTGCCGCTCTGGGACAATCCCGACGATTGCCGATCAGCTATCCTCGAATTTTTGCCGCATGCGCATATTGTGAAAATTTCCGATGAAGAACTGGAATTCATCACAGGAATAAGCGATGTTGAAGACGCCATCCAATCCCTTTTTACAGGAGATGTTCAGGCAGTGGTCTTTACGAAGGGTGCAGACGGGGCTGATCTTTATGTAAAAAACAGCAAATGGGAGTCAGCTGGCTATAAAGTAGATGTCCAGGACACGACTGGTGCTGGTGACGCGTTTATCGGCGGATTCCTTTACAAGCTGCTTGAAGCTGGAGCGGAGCCGAAAAACCTTGCAGCAATTTTGAGCGAGAAGCACGAGGAAATTCTTCAATTTGCCAATGCCAGTGGAGCATTGACTGCCGCAGGCAAAGGGGCGATTTCCGCACTGCCTGAAAAGGAACAGGTACTTAACTTTATCAAGGAACAATAA
- a CDS encoding response regulator → MGFKKKQYFGLGLTLLFLFLLLITILAMMNSIKGNLLEIVEDRYYKVSEVTSIRQQLYQNDRNLVQMITEYGESDRSNIQAPNASGKQMDISDRLVELESILNRNKSKVMVSQVQEAYQEYEAMENEIYRQIASGASQSDVRAVYQEDMLVRDQLFDKIDEFKEYQETLMDGAMKEATGTYDNLVIGLIGLVVLAIALITGVMLWVIRDTVGTVNSFTETIKKVNYDDLSSIPRMDAEVQGEFGEIARAYNSMAVSIEELTEKEQKYNDEMEEQNWIQSNSVDIVKLYSREVTVSSLAENFIKKLTPIMDGNLGAFYLKDESNGRPYFKKVASYADDAGRNGFFAGEGIIGQCAAEKQTVIMNDIPADYRVISTGLVDVTPKSIIMAPVMLKDEVVAVVEIAGITGFTLAGQKLLDNVLETLGIGLANIIGRMEVERLLLESQAQTEELQAQSEELQSQSEELQSQSEELQMQTEELRMMNEQLEERTHDAELKSEELQAAKEDLEKQASELEQSSTYKSEFLANMSHELRTPLNSILLLSEMMLDDEEHGLSDEQKEFSKVIHSSGQDLLNLINDILDLSKVEAGKLEVSFEEVFLDEFTERIERQFAQVAKSKNIEFTVEKTEDVTPIIYTDEQRLQQILKNLLSNAFKFTEKGSVSVRIEKADEKETLGCPLKGQSDTWVKFSVTDSGIGIPKDKQRMIFEAFQQVDGAIMRKYGGTGLGLSISREFSLLLGGICKVESREGLGSTFTVIIPNLPDGYPAIADFEVNDQVAAAIDQPAKMAPILPESPQLEEEIIVGKTTVLTGKTVIIADDDHRNIFTLKNVLQKEGMNVITADNGADCLEKMKEIEQVDIVLMDIMMPVMDGYEAIRQIRWNEENQDLPIIALTAKAMKGDREKCLDAGASDYISKPMKLDQLLSAMRVWLS, encoded by the coding sequence ATGGGCTTTAAAAAGAAGCAATATTTTGGATTGGGTCTTACGCTGTTATTTTTGTTCCTCTTATTGATTACAATCCTGGCGATGATGAATTCAATCAAGGGAAACCTGCTTGAAATTGTCGAGGATCGTTATTATAAGGTGAGCGAGGTAACAAGTATCAGGCAGCAACTGTACCAGAATGACCGAAACCTAGTTCAAATGATCACAGAATATGGGGAATCCGATAGGTCTAATATACAGGCCCCCAATGCCTCTGGAAAACAGATGGATATCAGTGACAGACTGGTTGAGCTGGAATCCATTTTGAACCGGAATAAATCCAAAGTAATGGTATCCCAGGTGCAGGAAGCTTACCAGGAATATGAGGCAATGGAGAACGAGATTTATCGGCAAATTGCCAGTGGGGCGAGCCAAAGTGACGTGCGTGCTGTATACCAGGAAGACATGCTGGTTAGGGATCAGCTGTTTGATAAAATAGATGAGTTTAAAGAATATCAGGAAACCTTGATGGATGGAGCGATGAAGGAAGCCACGGGAACCTATGACAATCTTGTCATAGGATTAATTGGACTGGTTGTCCTTGCGATTGCCCTGATTACAGGCGTGATGCTCTGGGTAATCCGGGATACTGTTGGCACGGTGAATTCCTTTACAGAGACGATCAAGAAGGTGAATTATGATGACTTGTCATCAATCCCGCGGATGGATGCAGAAGTTCAAGGTGAATTCGGGGAGATTGCCCGGGCTTACAATTCGATGGCTGTTTCCATCGAGGAGCTGACAGAGAAAGAACAGAAGTACAATGATGAGATGGAAGAACAAAACTGGATTCAATCGAACTCAGTCGATATAGTGAAGCTATACAGCAGGGAAGTGACGGTTTCATCTCTGGCTGAAAACTTCATTAAAAAACTGACGCCGATCATGGATGGAAATCTGGGTGCTTTTTATCTTAAAGATGAATCGAATGGAAGGCCTTATTTTAAGAAGGTCGCTTCTTACGCAGACGATGCCGGACGGAATGGCTTCTTCGCAGGTGAAGGCATAATTGGGCAATGTGCTGCCGAGAAACAAACAGTGATTATGAATGATATCCCTGCGGATTACAGGGTGATTTCTACAGGTCTCGTGGATGTCACACCGAAGAGTATTATTATGGCGCCTGTCATGCTAAAGGATGAAGTGGTCGCCGTAGTTGAAATTGCGGGAATAACCGGGTTTACACTGGCTGGTCAGAAGCTTCTTGACAATGTCCTGGAAACTCTCGGAATTGGACTGGCCAATATCATCGGCAGGATGGAAGTGGAGCGCTTATTGCTTGAATCACAGGCCCAGACGGAAGAGCTCCAGGCACAATCCGAAGAGCTGCAGTCCCAATCAGAGGAATTGCAGTCACAGTCTGAAGAATTACAAATGCAGACGGAGGAGCTGCGGATGATGAACGAGCAGCTGGAAGAGCGGACACATGATGCGGAACTGAAATCCGAGGAGCTCCAAGCTGCCAAGGAAGATTTAGAAAAGCAAGCGAGTGAGCTTGAACAAAGTTCGACCTATAAATCGGAATTCCTCGCGAACATGTCCCACGAACTCCGTACACCATTAAACAGTATCCTGCTTCTTTCCGAGATGATGCTTGATGATGAAGAGCATGGCCTTTCGGATGAACAAAAGGAATTCTCGAAGGTAATCCATTCGTCCGGCCAGGATCTGTTGAATTTGATTAATGACATCCTTGATCTGTCCAAGGTTGAAGCAGGCAAACTGGAAGTAAGCTTTGAAGAGGTCTTCCTTGATGAGTTTACGGAAAGAATTGAACGGCAGTTCGCCCAGGTTGCAAAAAGTAAGAATATCGAATTTACCGTCGAGAAGACGGAGGATGTTACGCCAATCATCTATACGGATGAACAAAGGCTGCAGCAGATCCTGAAGAATTTACTTTCCAATGCCTTCAAGTTTACGGAAAAAGGCTCAGTCTCCGTAAGAATCGAGAAGGCGGACGAGAAAGAAACGCTGGGCTGTCCGCTCAAAGGCCAGTCCGATACATGGGTGAAATTCTCGGTGACGGATTCGGGGATTGGCATTCCGAAAGACAAGCAGCGCATGATTTTTGAAGCCTTCCAGCAAGTGGATGGCGCAATCATGAGGAAGTATGGCGGAACTGGCCTTGGCCTATCGATTTCAAGAGAATTTTCACTCCTTTTGGGAGGAATTTGCAAGGTGGAAAGCAGGGAAGGATTGGGAAGCACTTTTACAGTGATCATCCCAAACCTGCCAGATGGCTATCCTGCCATAGCTGACTTTGAAGTGAATGATCAGGTGGCTGCAGCGATTGACCAGCCAGCAAAAATGGCGCCGATTTTGCCAGAATCACCGCAATTGGAAGAGGAAATCATTGTCGGGAAAACGACGGTCCTGACGGGTAAAACCGTCATCATCGCAGACGATGACCACCGCAATATTTTCACCCTGAAAAATGTCCTGCAAAAAGAGGGCATGAACGTGATCACAGCTGATAATGGGGCCGACTGCCTCGAAAAGATGAAGGAAATCGAGCAGGTCGATATCGTCCTTATGGATATCATGATGCCGGTCATGGATGGCTATGAAGCGATCAGGCAAATCCGCTGGAATGAGGAAAACCAGGATTTGCCAATCATTGCTTTGACTGCCAAGGCGATGAAGGGCGACCGGGAAAAATGCCTTGATGCAGGAGCGAGTGATTATATCAGTAAACCGATGAAGCTGGACCAGTTATTGTCAGCCATGCGTGTTTGGCTGTCATAG
- a CDS encoding CheR family methyltransferase yields the protein MVKNEDLELELLLLAVYRLSGYDFRNYMRSSIMRRTTARMNAEKLSSITSLTEKIIHDERVLNDILKDFSINVTEMFRDPTFFKAVREEVIPLLRGLPEIRIWHAGCSTGEEAYSMAILIEEEGLSDRTKIYATDMNESVLVMAESGIMPLRKMQAYTKNYIMAGGNKSFSEYYDADSEVARLKPSLKKNIVFAQHNLVTDGSFNEFHLIICRNVLIYFNLDLQRQVFQLFDESLSHRGFLGLGTKETARPELGFLEAFNTREKLYRKK from the coding sequence ATGGTGAAAAACGAAGATTTAGAGCTTGAATTGCTTTTGTTGGCTGTCTATCGCCTGTCCGGCTATGACTTCAGGAATTATATGCGTTCCTCGATCATGAGGCGGACGACCGCAAGAATGAATGCTGAAAAATTGTCCAGCATTACAAGTTTGACCGAAAAAATCATCCATGATGAGAGGGTTTTGAATGACATTCTGAAGGATTTTTCGATCAATGTCACCGAAATGTTCCGGGATCCCACTTTCTTCAAGGCAGTGCGTGAAGAAGTGATTCCGCTCTTGAGGGGTTTGCCTGAAATCAGAATCTGGCATGCAGGCTGTTCGACGGGGGAGGAGGCCTACTCGATGGCGATTTTAATCGAGGAAGAAGGCCTCTCTGACCGGACGAAAATCTATGCAACAGACATGAACGAAAGCGTTCTGGTAATGGCTGAATCTGGGATAATGCCATTGCGTAAAATGCAGGCATATACGAAAAATTACATCATGGCAGGAGGGAACAAGTCGTTCTCCGAGTATTATGATGCGGACAGCGAAGTTGCACGCCTGAAGCCATCATTGAAAAAAAATATCGTATTTGCTCAGCATAATCTGGTGACTGATGGCTCCTTTAATGAATTCCATCTGATCATCTGCCGCAATGTCCTGATCTACTTCAACCTGGACCTGCAGCGGCAAGTATTCCAGCTGTTTGATGAAAGCCTCAGCCATAGAGGTTTCCTGGGCCTTGGCACAAAGGAAACGGCCAGGCCTGAGCTTGGCTTTTTGGAAGCCTTCAATACGAGGGAGAAGCTTTATCGCAAAAAATAA
- a CDS encoding PP2C family protein-serine/threonine phosphatase: MSILIVDDNEANLFVIEKLLNRAGYKDHLSFTSAHDLFGYLESDNPYIVAEQVDVILMDIMMPEVDGIEACRRLQENPHLKDIPVIFVTALEDTGKVVEALDAGGMDYLMKPIKKTELLARIRVALRLKYEKDWHKKQEEKIVNELELSMQVQTSLLSQPVHEDQIMIKASYLPAFKLAGDLYYWHKIDSNRYAVIQLDMMGHGISSSLVCMFISSVLRDAIRTNPDPEFVIGELNRWMNSLNLHNQKIPYYFTAIYLTLDTHQRKIEYINAGHPTAHAMIDGNHIEELKSNTCAVGFFSEIHTNKKTINYSKSLQLLICTDGVHEAIDKYEQAGTEYLKKITMAPLADAMDKEPLDLILTPEQKEAGADDMCCVLIQSR; the protein is encoded by the coding sequence ATGAGTATTCTGATCGTCGATGATAATGAAGCGAATTTATTTGTAATTGAGAAACTATTGAACCGCGCAGGCTATAAGGATCATCTATCCTTCACTTCTGCCCATGATTTATTCGGATATCTGGAATCGGATAACCCATATATCGTCGCAGAACAGGTGGATGTCATCCTGATGGATATCATGATGCCTGAAGTGGACGGGATTGAGGCTTGCCGCCGCCTTCAGGAAAACCCACATTTAAAAGATATCCCGGTCATTTTTGTGACCGCACTCGAGGATACGGGTAAGGTTGTTGAGGCGCTCGACGCCGGTGGAATGGATTACTTGATGAAACCAATCAAGAAAACAGAGCTTCTGGCACGAATCAGAGTCGCTCTAAGGTTAAAATATGAGAAGGATTGGCACAAGAAGCAGGAAGAAAAAATAGTCAACGAGCTGGAACTCTCTATGCAGGTCCAAACCAGCCTGCTCAGCCAGCCTGTCCACGAAGATCAGATTATGATTAAAGCATCTTACCTTCCAGCCTTCAAGCTTGCCGGGGACCTGTATTACTGGCATAAAATTGATAGCAATCGTTATGCAGTCATTCAGCTGGATATGATGGGGCACGGCATTTCATCATCTCTTGTTTGCATGTTCATTTCCTCTGTCCTTCGCGATGCGATCCGCACAAATCCTGACCCCGAATTTGTGATTGGAGAATTGAACAGATGGATGAATTCGCTCAACCTGCATAATCAAAAAATCCCTTATTACTTCACCGCTATTTACCTGACACTCGATACACATCAGCGGAAAATCGAATACATAAATGCCGGTCATCCAACAGCACATGCGATGATAGATGGGAACCACATTGAGGAATTGAAGAGCAATACCTGTGCAGTGGGTTTTTTCTCAGAAATACATACGAACAAAAAGACAATCAATTATTCCAAATCACTGCAGCTATTAATCTGCACAGACGGTGTCCACGAAGCCATCGACAAATACGAGCAGGCAGGTACGGAATATCTGAAAAAAATCACCATGGCCCCTTTGGCGGATGCCATGGATAAAGAGCCGCTAGACCTGATTCTGACTCCTGAACAGAAGGAAGCCGGGGCCGATGATATGTGCTGCGTGCTGATCCAGTCGAGATAG
- a CDS encoding sensor domain-containing protein gives MQPDLNNRSLFDVYKSLFDFNHDGCYALDLEGNFIIFNEEATSVTGYTPEEAMEMNFISIVHEDYIEGTIQHFERVIKGERERFETVILRKGTSERVNLMLTAVPIKVGEDILGVVGCAQDITEKKELEALLSGQNRILEMMAKGLPFQAVLDEIVLFIEGFTQGAYCSILLADEEGKKLQHGSSPHLPAVYNKAVDGIPIGPTIGSCGTAAYWRKTVVVTDIGSDPLWEDYRDLALSHDLKACWSSPVFDNDAKVIGTFGIYYCSESLPRDKDMEIIAKATDLTSLVIQHYRAKEKIDFMAYHDALTGLANRRLFDERAEKAIVETKVDRGEKTCLMFLDLDRFKYVNDSLGHSIGDRLLVLVSEKLKKCLGGGAFFSRQGGDEFTVLLEHTTREKAEALARTILIALEEPFVMDGTDIFITTSVGMSFYPEDGEDVDVLLSKADVAMYQAKKQGRNNYQVYDVLLDRKAFDRLQIENELRKALERDEFVLHYQPIVNLCKNEIKGAEALIRWKNDRIGLVSPDQFIPIAEETGLIIPIGEWVLKTALHQLKDWHAEGMEGLTISVNLSIRQFYQPNLISMIREAVESANVDPCFLTIEITESMTMDVEKASVILRELKKLGVNISIDDFGTGYSSLSYLKRFPIDHLKIDRCFVKDIAENKNDENIATTIILMAHNLGLSVIAEGVETEDQLMLLKQHRCNEAQGYHFSKPVPAEEFSKIKVPS, from the coding sequence TTGCAGCCAGATTTAAATAACCGGTCTCTTTTTGATGTATATAAATCCTTATTTGATTTTAATCATGATGGGTGTTATGCCCTTGATCTGGAAGGGAATTTTATCATTTTTAATGAAGAGGCGACCTCAGTAACGGGTTATACGCCTGAAGAGGCAATGGAAATGAATTTTATTTCCATTGTTCATGAGGATTATATTGAGGGAACAATCCAGCACTTTGAACGGGTCATTAAAGGAGAGCGTGAACGTTTTGAAACGGTGATCTTACGAAAGGGGACAAGCGAGCGGGTCAATCTGATGCTGACAGCTGTCCCAATAAAGGTAGGAGAGGACATACTTGGTGTGGTCGGCTGTGCGCAGGATATTACAGAAAAGAAGGAACTCGAGGCCCTGTTAAGCGGGCAAAACCGCATTCTTGAAATGATGGCGAAAGGCCTGCCTTTTCAGGCGGTGCTTGATGAAATTGTGCTTTTCATTGAGGGCTTTACCCAGGGGGCGTACTGCTCAATATTGCTTGCGGATGAAGAGGGGAAGAAGTTGCAGCATGGATCGTCCCCTCACTTGCCTGCAGTATATAATAAGGCAGTCGACGGGATTCCAATCGGCCCGACAATCGGTTCTTGCGGCACAGCCGCATACTGGCGAAAAACTGTAGTTGTGACGGATATTGGGAGCGATCCATTATGGGAAGATTACCGAGACCTGGCACTATCCCATGACTTGAAGGCATGCTGGTCTTCCCCCGTTTTTGATAATGATGCCAAGGTAATTGGCACCTTTGGAATTTATTATTGCAGCGAAAGTCTTCCTCGCGATAAGGACATGGAAATCATCGCGAAAGCCACAGATTTAACCAGCCTGGTGATCCAGCATTATCGGGCAAAAGAAAAAATTGATTTTATGGCATATCATGATGCTTTGACAGGATTGGCCAACCGCCGGCTGTTTGACGAGCGGGCCGAAAAGGCGATTGTTGAGACAAAAGTGGACCGTGGTGAAAAAACGTGCTTGATGTTCCTGGATTTGGATCGATTCAAGTATGTCAATGATTCTTTAGGGCATTCAATTGGTGACCGGCTGCTTGTGCTTGTGTCCGAGAAACTGAAAAAGTGCCTTGGCGGAGGTGCCTTTTTCTCAAGGCAGGGCGGTGACGAGTTCACGGTTTTACTGGAGCATACGACCAGAGAAAAAGCCGAAGCCCTCGCACGTACAATCCTCATTGCCTTAGAGGAGCCTTTTGTGATGGATGGCACCGATATTTTCATCACTACCAGTGTGGGAATGAGTTTTTACCCGGAAGACGGCGAAGATGTAGACGTGCTGTTGAGTAAAGCGGATGTGGCGATGTACCAGGCAAAAAAGCAGGGGCGCAATAACTATCAAGTGTACGATGTGCTGCTAGACCGGAAAGCCTTTGATAGGCTGCAGATTGAAAATGAGCTCCGTAAAGCGCTTGAGAGAGACGAGTTCGTACTCCATTATCAGCCGATTGTGAACCTTTGCAAAAATGAGATCAAAGGGGCAGAAGCACTCATCCGCTGGAAAAATGACAGAATAGGGTTGGTGTCCCCGGATCAATTCATTCCAATCGCAGAAGAAACAGGTCTGATTATTCCGATTGGTGAATGGGTGCTGAAAACAGCCCTTCATCAGCTGAAGGATTGGCATGCGGAAGGAATGGAGGGTCTGACCATCTCGGTGAACCTCTCCATCCGCCAATTCTATCAGCCAAACTTAATTTCAATGATCAGGGAGGCTGTTGAATCAGCAAACGTTGACCCGTGCTTCCTGACAATCGAAATCACAGAAAGCATGACGATGGATGTGGAGAAAGCAAGCGTCATCCTGAGGGAATTGAAGAAGCTGGGCGTCAATATTTCCATCGACGATTTCGGCACTGGCTACAGCTCACTGAGCTATCTGAAAAGATTCCCGATCGACCACTTGAAAATCGATCGCTGCTTTGTTAAGGATATCGCCGAGAATAAAAATGATGAAAATATCGCGACAACCATTATCCTGATGGCACATAACCTCGGATTATCGGTCATTGCTGAAGGCGTTGAAACTGAAGATCAACTGATGCTGCTTAAGCAGCATCGCTGCAACGAAGCCCAAGGCTACCATTTCAGCAAGCCGGTGCCGGCAGAAGAGTTTAGCAAAATAAAAGTTCCTTCGTGA
- a CDS encoding DinB family protein → MGEVNELLEHWMRHRRVTQDLLNLIDNEHIHYKPWNDAFSLGALAIHIAVSSDMFVQGVKNGEFTFTSSSNEFETIDDIRNIVSEYTEKTKSTFKTLSDSDLGKQLDFNQFIASGKVWLTSMIDHEIHHKGQLFTYARLIGIEKLPFFTIQPPKQ, encoded by the coding sequence ATGGGGGAAGTGAACGAGTTATTAGAACATTGGATGCGTCATAGGAGAGTAACCCAGGATTTATTAAATTTGATTGATAACGAGCATATCCACTATAAACCTTGGAATGATGCATTTTCACTAGGAGCCTTAGCGATTCATATCGCCGTGTCATCTGATATGTTTGTACAGGGCGTGAAAAATGGCGAATTTACTTTTACCTCTTCTTCGAATGAGTTTGAAACAATTGACGATATAAGAAACATTGTAAGTGAGTATACGGAGAAAACAAAATCGACTTTTAAAACATTATCTGATTCTGATTTGGGCAAACAATTGGATTTCAATCAATTTATTGCCTCAGGAAAAGTGTGGCTAACTTCAATGATTGACCATGAAATCCATCATAAAGGTCAATTATTTACTTACGCCCGGTTGATTGGAATAGAAAAACTGCCTTTTTTTACGATTCAACCTCCTAAACAATAA
- a CDS encoding VOC family protein produces MKPRISVITLGVDNLERSLKFYKDGLGLPTEGIVGQEFEHGAVAFFNLQSGLKLAIWNRKNIAHDTSINQTLMSPTEFTIGHNVGSKEEVDRVMEQAGKAGAIITVPAHDTFWGGYSGYFQDPDGHLWEIVWNPEWEFTEED; encoded by the coding sequence ATGAAACCGCGAATTTCAGTTATAACATTGGGTGTCGATAATTTGGAAAGGTCATTGAAATTCTACAAGGACGGGCTTGGGCTGCCAACAGAAGGAATAGTGGGTCAGGAATTTGAGCATGGTGCTGTGGCCTTTTTTAATTTACAATCAGGATTAAAACTCGCCATTTGGAATCGCAAAAATATAGCTCATGACACAAGCATAAACCAAACACTAATGAGTCCAACTGAATTTACGATTGGCCATAATGTGGGAAGTAAAGAAGAGGTCGATAGGGTAATGGAACAGGCGGGAAAGGCTGGTGCAATTATTACGGTTCCAGCACACGATACCTTTTGGGGAGGATACTCGGGATATTTCCAAGATCCAGACGGACATTTGTGGGAAATAGTTTGGAATCCGGAATGGGAATTTACAGAGGAAGATTAA
- a CDS encoding thioredoxin family protein — MKTEQQYFEEGKSIQTYMNDMDKLKEESFAVYELFQLPADGFASKLKENQLHFLTITEDWCGDAMMINPVIRKLAEAADIEMRVALRDADTDLIDRHLTNGGRAIPIILIFNSQGDLLGKWGPRAPKVQQIVDEVRAALPPKEDSTFAEKQKEAFGSLTKRYTEDQVLWSYVYESFKEKILAILKSA; from the coding sequence ATGAAAACAGAACAACAGTATTTTGAAGAGGGAAAATCAATTCAAACTTATATGAATGATATGGATAAATTAAAAGAGGAAAGCTTTGCAGTTTATGAGCTATTTCAACTTCCTGCAGATGGATTTGCTTCAAAGTTAAAAGAAAATCAACTTCATTTCCTGACAATTACGGAGGATTGGTGTGGAGATGCGATGATGATTAATCCAGTTATTCGCAAATTAGCTGAAGCTGCAGATATTGAAATGCGCGTCGCCTTACGAGATGCAGATACAGATCTGATTGATCGTCACTTAACAAACGGCGGACGTGCCATTCCAATTATTTTAATTTTTAATAGTCAAGGAGATTTACTTGGAAAATGGGGACCTCGTGCCCCGAAAGTTCAACAAATAGTTGATGAGGTTCGTGCGGCATTGCCGCCAAAAGAGGATTCCACCTTTGCGGAAAAACAAAAAGAAGCCTTTGGTTCTTTAACAAAAAGGTATACAGAGGATCAAGTGCTATGGTCATATGTTTATGAAAGTTTTAAGGAGAAGATATTAGCTATTTTGAAGTCAGCATAA